A section of the Rhodothermus sp. genome encodes:
- a CDS encoding NUDIX hydrolase yields the protein MADAQEQMLKSEQVFNGRLLKVYRDEVALPDGRRSVREWIDHPGAAAVVPLFPDGTTLLVRQFRYPPHRFFLEVPAGKLDQPGEAPEAVARRELEEETGWRARTLIYLASLYPCIGYSNEIIHFYLARDLEAGQQQLAEGEWLDVVRMPLQEALQKARHGEIADMKSTAALLLAEAFLQKNEEAVG from the coding sequence ATGGCAGACGCGCAGGAACAGATGCTGAAGTCCGAGCAGGTCTTTAACGGCCGCCTGCTCAAAGTGTATCGGGATGAGGTCGCTTTACCAGACGGTCGCCGTTCGGTGCGCGAATGGATCGATCATCCAGGTGCCGCAGCGGTTGTACCGCTATTTCCGGACGGCACCACGCTGCTGGTACGGCAATTTCGCTATCCTCCCCATCGTTTTTTTCTGGAGGTACCGGCGGGCAAGCTTGATCAACCCGGTGAAGCTCCCGAAGCTGTCGCACGGCGTGAGCTGGAAGAAGAGACCGGCTGGCGGGCACGCACCCTCATTTATCTGGCCTCCCTCTATCCCTGCATCGGGTACAGCAATGAAATCATTCACTTTTACCTGGCACGCGACCTGGAAGCCGGTCAGCAGCAACTGGCCGAAGGTGAATGGCTCGACGTAGTGCGCATGCCCCTGCAGGAAGCCTTGCAAAAAGCCCGGCATGGTGAAATCGCTGACATGAAATCAACAGCAGCTCTGCTCCTGGCCGAAGCCTTTCTTCAAAAAAACGAAGAGGCGGTTGGATAA
- a CDS encoding T9SS type A sorting domain-containing protein, translating into MIEETTTKESKAMYIRTLVLIFFTGLCVHLPLSAQQISRSVLSSGGATISNGALILKSTVGQAVIGTATNAERQQKLGYWQRAGGLITGVDRIFDGLSDRFRLKQNYPNPFNSVTTIRFTVPRQTHVSLVLFDLMGRQVATLVDEELAAGEYQVRLEASHLTSGVYFYRMLAGAFMQIRKLTVLK; encoded by the coding sequence ATGATCGAAGAGACTACTACAAAGGAGAGCAAAGCCATGTATATAAGGACCTTGGTGTTAATTTTCTTTACAGGACTTTGCGTGCATTTGCCCTTGTCGGCGCAGCAGATCAGCCGCAGTGTCCTAAGTAGTGGCGGTGCCACGATTTCGAATGGGGCGCTTATCCTCAAAAGTACAGTAGGGCAGGCGGTCATCGGGACAGCAACCAATGCCGAGCGTCAGCAGAAGCTTGGCTACTGGCAAAGGGCGGGCGGTCTAATCACCGGCGTGGATCGGATTTTCGATGGGTTGTCTGATCGGTTTCGCTTGAAGCAAAATTATCCCAATCCTTTTAATTCGGTGACCACCATTCGTTTTACGGTGCCCCGGCAGACGCATGTGTCGCTGGTTCTGTTTGATTTGATGGGGCGGCAGGTGGCTACGCTTGTGGATGAAGAACTGGCTGCTGGTGAGTACCAGGTGCGGCTGGAGGCATCACACCTGACCAGCGGGGTTTATTTCTATCGCATGTTAGCAGGAGCGTTTATGCAGATTCGAAAACTTACCGTGCTAAAATAG
- a CDS encoding heavy metal-binding domain-containing protein, with protein sequence MLKSTTPVIEGRRITAYHGIVTGEAILGANIFRDLFASIRDIIGGRSGAYEKELRKAREMAFAEMEEQARQLGANAIVGIDIDYETLSTGSGNMLMVSVSGTAVTVA encoded by the coding sequence ATGCTGAAAAGCACCACCCCTGTCATCGAAGGCCGACGCATCACAGCGTATCACGGTATCGTCACGGGTGAAGCCATCCTGGGCGCCAATATTTTTCGTGATCTATTTGCCAGCATTCGCGATATCATCGGAGGACGCTCGGGGGCCTACGAAAAAGAACTACGTAAAGCACGGGAAATGGCTTTTGCCGAGATGGAAGAACAGGCCCGTCAGCTCGGCGCCAATGCTATCGTAGGCATCGACATTGACTACGAAACCCTCTCGACTGGCAGTGGCAATATGCTCATGGTCAGCGTGAGCGGTACGGCCGTCACAGTTGCTTAG
- the secG gene encoding preprotein translocase subunit SecG — MFTFLIILITLIAILLVPVVLLQSGRGGGLAGIAAGGAQQVLGARQAPDILEKTTWTLAVLFIVLCILTNFTIDTTERRESIIQQRAQQEQVQPMLPPAEQPATAPPEAPAPSDNQQRNPN, encoded by the coding sequence ATGTTTACGTTTCTCATCATTCTCATTACGCTGATAGCGATCCTGCTGGTGCCGGTAGTACTGCTACAAAGCGGACGAGGTGGAGGGTTGGCCGGGATTGCGGCAGGTGGTGCGCAGCAGGTGCTGGGAGCCCGCCAGGCTCCAGACATTCTAGAGAAAACCACGTGGACGCTGGCTGTGCTTTTCATCGTGTTGTGTATCCTCACGAACTTTACGATCGATACCACCGAGCGTCGCGAAAGCATCATCCAGCAACGTGCCCAGCAGGAGCAGGTCCAGCCTATGCTACCTCCAGCCGAGCAACCGGCTACTGCTCCTCCTGAAGCGCCCGCACCGTCGGACAATCAGCAGCGCAATCCGAATTGA
- a CDS encoding Nif3-like dinuclear metal center hexameric protein, with amino-acid sequence MPATTFPTIREITEALEAWAPPGSAQSYDNVGLQVGDPERTVRRALLALDMTPAVFEEARALGAELIITHHPLLFRPLRQLTPGNLVASLALRLAESGIALYSIHTNLDAAPGGVSFALATHLGLQDVQFLQKMEQALYKLVTFVPASHFEQVREALAEAGAGRIGNYEACAFATRGTGYFRPGDMARPFIGEPGKLESAEELRLEVEVARWDLPRVLAAMRMAHPYEEIAYDVYPVEQPYTRAGLGAIGRLEKPEPLRAFLQRVSERLQTETLRYVGDLEAPVETVAVCGGAGGDLIGRALAAGADVYVTADLTYHRFFEVLDDDGRPRMALVDAGHYETEALTEALLEKWLQQRFPTVSWQCTAGRTSPVRTFIRKV; translated from the coding sequence ATGCCGGCCACTACGTTTCCAACCATTCGCGAAATTACCGAGGCACTGGAGGCCTGGGCGCCGCCAGGATCGGCCCAATCGTACGACAATGTAGGCCTGCAGGTAGGTGATCCGGAGCGGACGGTGCGGCGGGCCCTGCTGGCGCTCGATATGACACCGGCCGTCTTTGAGGAGGCCCGGGCACTTGGCGCCGAGTTGATCATCACCCATCATCCGCTACTTTTTCGACCGCTGCGACAGCTTACGCCGGGCAATCTGGTGGCCTCGCTGGCACTTCGGCTGGCGGAGTCCGGGATTGCGCTTTACAGCATCCACACCAACCTGGACGCAGCGCCGGGTGGCGTATCGTTTGCGCTGGCCACGCATCTGGGCCTGCAGGACGTACAGTTCCTGCAGAAGATGGAGCAGGCCCTCTATAAGCTGGTAACGTTTGTGCCAGCGTCGCATTTTGAACAGGTACGTGAAGCCCTGGCCGAGGCCGGGGCCGGGCGCATCGGCAACTATGAGGCATGCGCGTTTGCCACGCGGGGTACCGGGTATTTCCGCCCCGGTGATATGGCCCGGCCGTTTATTGGTGAGCCGGGCAAGCTGGAATCGGCCGAGGAGTTGCGTCTGGAGGTAGAGGTTGCCCGATGGGACCTGCCGCGGGTGCTGGCGGCTATGCGGATGGCCCACCCCTACGAAGAAATTGCTTATGACGTATATCCAGTTGAGCAACCGTATACGCGAGCCGGACTGGGTGCAATCGGACGGCTCGAAAAGCCCGAGCCCTTACGCGCTTTTCTGCAACGCGTCTCCGAGCGGCTGCAGACTGAGACTCTGCGATACGTTGGGGATTTAGAAGCGCCCGTCGAGACGGTGGCGGTCTGCGGGGGGGCGGGGGGCGATCTGATCGGACGTGCACTGGCGGCCGGCGCTGATGTGTATGTAACGGCCGATCTGACCTACCATCGCTTCTTTGAGGTGCTGGACGACGACGGGCGTCCCCGGATGGCACTCGTCGATGCCGGCCATTATGAAACCGAAGCGCTGACCGAAGCGCTACTGGAAAAATGGTTGCAACAACGTTTTCCGACCGTCAGCTGGCAATGTACTGCGGGGCGCACATCACCCGTGCGCACGTTTATCCGGAAGGTCTGA
- a CDS encoding MFS transporter, protein MSVATCPRRTIWAWALYDFANSSFTTLVVTFVYAAYFTQAIAPDPISGTALWSQAVTASGVIVALLSPFLGALADQGGYRKRFLLAVTVLCVLATAALYFPTSGQVLEALVLFTIANVAFELGNVFYNAFLPDIAPPARIGRVSGYGWALGYVGGLLCLVVALFALIQAETPLLGFSREGQENVRAANLLVALWYGLFSLPLFLWVSERRPAVRPDVRTIFRQATRQLVDTFREVRRYRQVVRLLLARLLYNDGLLTIFSFGGIYAAGTFGFEADELIVFGIVINVAAGLGAWLFGFVDDWLGGKRTLMLSLLGLSVASLMAVLTTSRTLFWGAALLIGICAGPNQSASRSLLGRFTPVNKRNEFYGFFAFSGKATAFLGPLLLGLFTEWAGSQRVGVGSVLLFFLTGMLLLVWVDEDEGVRVARAADAEGT, encoded by the coding sequence GTGAGCGTAGCGACCTGTCCGCGTCGTACGATCTGGGCATGGGCCCTGTATGACTTTGCCAATTCATCTTTTACCACGCTGGTCGTTACGTTTGTCTATGCAGCATACTTTACACAGGCGATCGCGCCCGATCCGATTTCGGGAACGGCCCTCTGGTCACAGGCTGTAACGGCGAGTGGGGTGATTGTGGCGCTGCTGTCTCCATTTCTGGGCGCACTGGCCGATCAGGGGGGATATCGCAAACGTTTTCTGCTGGCTGTTACGGTGCTGTGCGTGCTGGCCACCGCTGCGCTTTATTTTCCAACGTCCGGCCAGGTGCTGGAGGCGCTTGTGCTGTTTACCATAGCTAATGTAGCCTTCGAGCTGGGCAACGTTTTTTATAATGCCTTTCTGCCCGACATTGCGCCACCTGCTCGAATCGGTCGGGTGTCGGGTTACGGCTGGGCGCTGGGCTATGTGGGGGGGCTGCTCTGTCTGGTGGTAGCGCTGTTCGCGTTGATTCAGGCAGAAACTCCGTTGCTGGGCTTTTCCCGCGAAGGGCAGGAAAACGTGCGGGCAGCCAACCTGCTTGTAGCGCTCTGGTATGGCCTGTTTAGCCTGCCGCTGTTTCTATGGGTTTCGGAGCGACGGCCGGCTGTTCGTCCCGATGTGCGAACGATCTTCCGGCAGGCTACGCGTCAGCTGGTCGATACGTTTCGGGAAGTGCGGCGTTACCGGCAGGTGGTGCGATTGCTGCTGGCCCGGTTGCTCTATAACGATGGGTTGCTGACGATTTTTTCCTTCGGAGGTATCTATGCGGCAGGGACGTTCGGCTTTGAGGCAGATGAGCTGATCGTGTTCGGGATCGTGATCAACGTGGCGGCCGGGCTGGGCGCCTGGCTGTTTGGCTTTGTGGACGACTGGCTGGGCGGCAAGCGTACGCTCATGCTGAGCCTGCTGGGGCTCTCGGTCGCCAGCCTGATGGCTGTGCTGACTACCAGTCGCACCCTCTTCTGGGGAGCGGCGCTGCTCATCGGAATCTGCGCCGGTCCTAACCAGTCGGCCAGTCGCTCGTTGCTGGGGCGTTTTACGCCAGTAAACAAACGCAATGAGTTTTATGGTTTTTTTGCGTTTTCGGGGAAGGCTACCGCCTTTCTCGGGCCATTGCTATTAGGACTGTTTACGGAATGGGCGGGCAGTCAGCGGGTAGGTGTAGGCTCCGTATTGCTATTTTTCCTGACGGGTATGCTGTTGCTGGTGTGGGTTGATGAAGATGAAGGAGTGCGGGTGGCGCGTGCGGCGGACGCAGAGGGAACCTGA